A part of Paenarthrobacter sp. A20 genomic DNA contains:
- the holA gene encoding DNA polymerase III subunit delta — protein MAAAQNTRAKSAAANTVSWREAAPAAVVLIMGPEEYLGIRAMDGIRTQVRATTPDVELSRLNASSYESGYLAMTVTPSLFGEGKLIEVEGLEAMNDAFLADGLAYLQHPDQDVVLVLRHAGGVRGKKLLDAVKSAGWPVIDCQPMKKDSDKTAFVVSEFRAGGRRIEGEAVQALVNAVGANLSELAAACNQLIADATTAVTAETVERYYGGRVEATAFKVADAAMAGNGPVALSTLRHALATGVDPVPLVAALAAKLRTLAKVAGANGSPATIAKNLGMQPWLVEQAQRDVRRWTPEGLIRSIQVIAEADAQVKGESRDPVYAVEHAVTVIAMSASRR, from the coding sequence GTGGCTGCTGCCCAAAACACCCGGGCCAAGAGTGCCGCGGCAAACACCGTCAGCTGGCGGGAAGCGGCGCCCGCCGCCGTAGTCCTCATCATGGGCCCGGAAGAATACCTTGGGATCCGCGCAATGGATGGCATCCGCACCCAGGTGCGGGCCACTACTCCGGATGTCGAGCTCAGCCGACTGAACGCAAGCTCCTACGAGTCCGGTTACCTAGCCATGACCGTCACGCCGTCGCTTTTTGGCGAGGGCAAGCTCATCGAGGTCGAGGGCCTCGAGGCAATGAATGATGCTTTCCTGGCCGACGGATTGGCCTACCTCCAGCATCCGGACCAGGACGTTGTCCTTGTCCTGCGTCATGCCGGGGGAGTCCGTGGCAAGAAGCTGCTCGACGCCGTGAAGTCCGCGGGATGGCCAGTGATCGACTGCCAGCCGATGAAGAAGGACTCAGACAAGACCGCGTTTGTCGTCTCCGAATTCAGGGCCGGAGGTCGCCGCATTGAGGGCGAAGCTGTCCAGGCACTAGTGAACGCCGTGGGCGCGAACCTTTCCGAACTTGCAGCAGCGTGCAACCAACTGATTGCCGACGCCACTACCGCCGTGACGGCGGAGACGGTGGAACGCTATTACGGTGGCCGAGTGGAAGCTACGGCATTCAAGGTGGCCGATGCTGCAATGGCCGGCAATGGGCCAGTGGCGCTGTCCACCCTGAGGCACGCACTGGCCACCGGCGTCGATCCTGTTCCCCTGGTTGCGGCGCTGGCGGCCAAGCTGCGCACCCTGGCCAAAGTTGCCGGAGCCAACGGTTCTCCGGCGACCATCGCCAAGAACCTGGGAATGCAGCCGTGGCTTGTAGAGCAGGCGCAGCGTGACGTCCGCCGCTGGACGCCCGAAGGCCTGATCCGTTCCATCCAGGTCATCGCGGAAGCGGATGCCCAGGTGAAGGGTGAGTCGCGTGACCCCGTTTACGCCGTGGAGCATGCGGTGACTGTGATTGCCATGTCAGCCAGTCGACGCTGA
- a CDS encoding type II toxin-antitoxin system PemK/MazF family toxin produces MAFDLRPLGNLILRSLKSLGGNGTKATTPGGARRTQTRRSDVVHQPGSYPGDFRGSFKVSYSPKPDGQPDPGEIVWSWVPYEEDHTQGKDRPVLLVGRDREWLLGLMLTSKDHDNGARADDYVDIGTGSWDRQGRPSEINVGRVIRLDPGTIRREGAVLGKPRFQEVARALQARQ; encoded by the coding sequence ATGGCTTTCGACTTGCGCCCCTTGGGCAATCTCATCCTGCGGTCCCTCAAGTCGCTTGGAGGCAATGGCACCAAGGCAACCACCCCCGGAGGTGCCCGAAGGACGCAGACCCGGCGATCCGACGTCGTGCATCAGCCAGGCTCCTACCCAGGCGACTTTCGCGGTTCATTTAAGGTCAGCTACTCCCCTAAGCCCGATGGTCAACCGGACCCCGGCGAAATTGTCTGGAGCTGGGTCCCCTACGAAGAGGACCACACTCAAGGCAAGGACCGGCCGGTGCTTTTGGTTGGTCGGGACCGCGAATGGCTTCTGGGCCTCATGCTGACTTCCAAGGACCACGACAATGGCGCCCGGGCGGACGACTACGTTGACATAGGAACCGGTTCCTGGGATCGGCAAGGCAGGCCCAGCGAAATCAATGTCGGGCGCGTTATCCGGCTTGATCCCGGCACGATCCGGCGCGAAGGCGCCGTCCTGGGAAAGCCGCGGTTCCAGGAGGTAGCCCGGGCCCTCCAAGCGCGGCAATAG
- the hrcA gene encoding heat-inducible transcriptional repressor HrcA yields MSEPRKLEVLRAIVEDYVHSREPVGSKALVERHHLGVSSATIRNDMAVLEEEGLIAAPHTSAGRIPTDKGYRLFVDRISQVKPLSAAERRAIHSLLEGPDDVDDILERTVRLLSQLTNQVAVVQYPHSNRALVRHVEFVLLAPKQVLVVLIADTGSVGQKVIEAGSDVGDDALMLLRSRFLGSIAGTQLALLPQVLPSVVALCPPELRGLAQTLAHGLQALSDNSREERILMAGTANLARSNVDFPLSIGPVLEALEEQVVMLRLLSDMGDDPRGVTVSIGRENPYDGLAEASVVATGYGSGAKVGILGPTRMDYPTTMAAVRAVARYLSRILGG; encoded by the coding sequence ATGAGTGAACCGCGCAAGTTGGAAGTACTGCGTGCCATCGTTGAAGATTACGTGCATTCCAGGGAGCCTGTCGGATCGAAGGCCCTCGTGGAGCGACACCACCTCGGTGTTTCAAGTGCCACCATCCGGAACGACATGGCTGTTCTTGAAGAAGAAGGCCTCATTGCGGCACCCCACACCAGCGCCGGACGCATTCCCACTGATAAGGGCTACCGCCTGTTCGTGGACCGCATCTCCCAGGTCAAGCCGCTGTCCGCGGCGGAACGCCGCGCGATCCATTCGCTGCTTGAAGGGCCCGACGACGTCGACGACATCCTGGAGCGCACCGTGCGGCTCCTGTCGCAGCTGACCAACCAGGTCGCCGTCGTGCAATATCCACACTCAAACCGGGCGCTGGTGCGGCACGTGGAGTTCGTCCTCCTGGCTCCCAAGCAAGTGCTCGTCGTCCTGATTGCGGATACCGGGAGCGTTGGCCAGAAGGTCATCGAGGCAGGCTCGGACGTGGGCGATGACGCTTTGATGCTTCTGAGGTCACGATTCCTCGGCAGCATTGCAGGGACGCAACTGGCCCTGTTGCCGCAAGTACTTCCCTCAGTGGTTGCCCTGTGCCCGCCGGAACTCCGTGGCCTGGCTCAAACACTGGCGCACGGACTGCAGGCACTGAGCGACAACAGCCGCGAAGAGCGCATCCTCATGGCCGGCACAGCCAATCTTGCCCGGTCCAACGTGGACTTCCCGTTGAGTATCGGACCCGTGCTGGAAGCCCTTGAGGAACAAGTGGTCATGCTCCGGTTGTTGTCCGACATGGGGGACGACCCCCGCGGCGTCACGGTGAGCATCGGCCGGGAGAACCCCTATGACGGCTTGGCCGAAGCTTCGGTGGTGGCCACTGGCTACGGCTCGGGTGCCAAAGTGGGAATCCTCGGTCCAACCCGCATGGATTATCCAACCACCATGGCAGCAGTTCGGGCCGTGGCCCGCTACCTTTCACGCATTCTCGGCGGCTGA
- a CDS encoding 16S rRNA (uracil(1498)-N(3))-methyltransferase — MSNPVFFTPAGSLGDVSPGGTFVLEGPEARHAVTVKRLAVGEPVDIADGSGTRLTGTVADAGPAGLTVTASDVVFEDQPDVRLVLVQALAKGDRDELAIETATELGIDAVIPWQSERSIVRWKGDRAAKAHGKWQSVVTAAAKQARRAWIPDVRTIVDTGALAKAVAAADLAIILHEDAKNPLRTVLEVLQGGPDTGTFREVLLIVGPEGGISPREVTRLSDAGAVTALLGHHVLRSSTAGPAAVVLASDILGRW; from the coding sequence GTGAGCAACCCCGTTTTCTTCACCCCGGCCGGGAGTCTTGGCGATGTAAGTCCCGGTGGCACGTTCGTGCTGGAGGGGCCTGAAGCACGGCACGCCGTCACGGTCAAGAGACTGGCAGTGGGGGAGCCCGTTGACATTGCCGACGGTTCCGGCACACGGCTGACCGGCACGGTCGCCGACGCCGGGCCCGCCGGCCTGACCGTCACTGCTTCCGATGTTGTCTTCGAGGACCAGCCCGACGTCCGCTTGGTGCTCGTCCAAGCCTTGGCCAAGGGTGACCGCGATGAACTTGCCATCGAGACGGCCACCGAGCTGGGTATCGACGCAGTGATTCCGTGGCAGTCAGAGCGATCAATCGTGCGCTGGAAGGGCGACCGCGCCGCCAAAGCCCATGGGAAGTGGCAGTCTGTGGTAACCGCCGCGGCCAAGCAAGCACGGCGGGCATGGATTCCGGACGTGCGGACAATCGTGGATACCGGAGCCTTGGCCAAAGCAGTCGCCGCCGCCGACCTGGCCATCATCCTGCACGAGGACGCCAAAAACCCGTTGAGGACTGTCCTCGAGGTGTTGCAGGGTGGACCGGACACCGGGACGTTCCGGGAAGTACTTCTGATCGTAGGACCGGAGGGTGGAATCTCGCCCCGCGAAGTAACGCGGCTCAGTGACGCCGGGGCCGTTACGGCGCTGTTGGGTCATCACGTTCTGCGATCGTCGACGGCGGGACCTGCCGCCGTCGTTCTTGCGAGCGACATTCTGGGTCGCTGGTAG
- a CDS encoding DUF3097 domain-containing protein, with amino-acid sequence MAFDSWGPQDLAAPAKRQLPEVAVQRGMVLEDVQSGWVGEVTRVEKTGGMHIVSLEDRRGKTKSFQLGFGFLLEGQPIRLMPPAPRQATAPAQPGRTASGSVKVQGQRAQVAKASRIWVEGKHDAELVEKVWGDDLRVEGIVVEPLHGVDDLKSSIAAFNPGPGRRLGILVDHLVAGSKESRIAAEAMTVPGAPGNVLIVGHPYIDVWQAIRPKVLGIDAWPSVPRGIDWKTGILTAFGWPHETAEDIGLGWQRLLGAVRSYADLEASLLGRVEEVIDFLTVP; translated from the coding sequence TTGGCTTTCGACTCTTGGGGTCCGCAGGACCTAGCAGCTCCAGCCAAACGACAACTCCCCGAGGTAGCCGTCCAGCGCGGGATGGTCCTCGAAGATGTCCAGTCAGGCTGGGTGGGCGAAGTCACTCGGGTTGAAAAAACCGGGGGCATGCACATCGTGTCCCTTGAGGACAGGCGTGGTAAAACGAAGTCCTTCCAACTCGGCTTCGGCTTCCTGCTTGAAGGCCAACCCATCCGGTTGATGCCTCCGGCCCCCCGCCAAGCGACGGCCCCCGCGCAACCGGGACGAACGGCCTCGGGGTCGGTGAAGGTCCAGGGACAACGCGCCCAAGTGGCAAAAGCCAGCCGGATCTGGGTGGAAGGAAAGCACGACGCCGAACTCGTGGAGAAGGTCTGGGGCGACGATCTCCGCGTCGAAGGCATCGTGGTGGAGCCATTGCACGGCGTCGATGACCTCAAATCTTCCATCGCCGCCTTTAATCCGGGCCCTGGCCGCCGCCTAGGCATCCTGGTGGATCACCTCGTGGCCGGATCCAAGGAGTCCCGCATTGCGGCCGAAGCCATGACGGTCCCCGGGGCGCCAGGAAATGTCTTGATTGTCGGCCACCCGTACATCGATGTCTGGCAGGCCATCAGGCCGAAGGTGCTCGGCATCGATGCCTGGCCTTCCGTGCCTCGCGGCATCGACTGGAAGACGGGAATTCTCACCGCCTTCGGGTGGCCTCACGAGACCGCTGAGGACATTGGCCTGGGCTGGCAACGGCTTCTCGGGGCGGTTCGCAGTTACGCCGACCTTGAGGCCTCCCTGCTGGGCCGAGTGGAGGAAGTCATCGATTTCCTCACGGTTCCCTGA
- a CDS encoding ComEC/Rec2 family competence protein: protein MARCFRLVRPAAGAFAACGLLSFVVMVGPDPSVLRAAVMGAVGLAALTGGLRGRSLTFLCLATTILLLLDPAMAANVGFLLSVLATLGIVLLATRIASWIPLWVPRWLAAGIAVPLSAQLLCGPVIVALQPQFTPYALIANVAAGPLVAPVTIFGTIAAPLATVLPWLAVVPIAVAGTCAGMVAGLARFFAGLPGAALPWAEGPIGMMAMVLSSVVTVLVVWAALHPAAVKRHVMGLHGVVTVLLERGARRKHGRLEACKVTSGRNHLWLLPKTPGPRVPRQTPSAGGKRRPPP, encoded by the coding sequence TTGGCGCGTTGCTTCCGGCTGGTACGCCCGGCCGCCGGGGCGTTCGCTGCGTGCGGTCTGTTGTCGTTCGTCGTGATGGTTGGGCCGGACCCGAGTGTCTTGCGGGCTGCGGTCATGGGAGCTGTGGGCTTGGCTGCCCTGACGGGCGGATTACGGGGCCGGTCCTTGACTTTCCTCTGCCTCGCCACGACGATTCTGCTGTTGCTGGACCCGGCCATGGCAGCCAACGTGGGGTTTCTCTTGTCGGTTCTGGCTACGCTCGGGATTGTGCTGCTTGCCACCCGTATTGCGTCGTGGATTCCGTTGTGGGTACCACGGTGGTTGGCTGCCGGAATTGCGGTGCCTTTGTCGGCGCAGTTGTTGTGCGGGCCGGTGATTGTGGCACTTCAGCCTCAGTTCACGCCGTATGCCCTGATCGCCAACGTGGCGGCGGGTCCTTTGGTGGCGCCGGTGACTATTTTTGGGACGATCGCTGCGCCGCTGGCCACGGTCCTGCCCTGGCTGGCGGTGGTGCCGATCGCCGTTGCGGGGACCTGCGCGGGGATGGTTGCGGGGCTGGCACGGTTCTTTGCCGGTTTGCCTGGAGCTGCTTTGCCCTGGGCTGAGGGGCCGATCGGAATGATGGCTATGGTGCTCTCATCGGTCGTGACTGTGCTGGTCGTCTGGGCGGCGCTGCATCCTGCGGCTGTGAAGCGGCACGTCATGGGCCTGCACGGTGTTGTGACGGTGCTCCTGGAGCGCGGTGCAAGGCGCAAGCATGGCAGACTTGAAGCCTGCAAAGTAACATCCGGAAGGAACCATCTGTGGCTGCTGCCCAAAACACCCGGGCCAAGAGTGCCGCGGCAAACACCGTCAGCTGGCGGGAAGCGGCGCCCGCCGCCGTAG
- the hemW gene encoding radical SAM family heme chaperone HemW, whose protein sequence is MPSVLPLGDPAPADGILPPQVLAGVEHRKFGLYVHIPFCAVRCGYCDFNTYTATELGGGASQDAYATTAVSELDFAAVALDASGLPQRRMSTVFFGGGTPTLLPAEDLARILRAAVGHWGLEPGAEVTTEANPDSVTPESLRVLAEAGFTRVSFGMQSAVPHVLKVLDRTHTPSRVPLVVQWAREAGLAVSLDLIYGTPGESMEDWRLSLETALSYEPDHISAYALIVEDGTKLAAQIRRGEVPGIDDDDHAAKYELADKMISEAGLSWYEVSNWSRTPDQACRHNLAYWRGDDWWGIGPGAHSHVGGVRWWNVKHPTAYAGRLAAGSSPAAGRETLDSDTREVERVMLEARLGTGLAVDALDAIGRHAMAGLIADELVDPVQAFKGRLILTLKGRLLADAVVRRILPD, encoded by the coding sequence ATGCCCAGCGTCCTACCTTTGGGCGATCCGGCACCTGCGGACGGCATACTGCCTCCGCAGGTGTTGGCTGGCGTCGAGCACCGCAAGTTTGGGCTCTACGTCCATATCCCTTTTTGTGCCGTTCGTTGTGGCTACTGTGACTTCAACACCTATACAGCCACCGAGCTGGGAGGCGGTGCTTCCCAGGATGCCTACGCCACCACCGCAGTGTCCGAGCTCGACTTTGCGGCTGTGGCCCTTGACGCCTCGGGGCTGCCTCAACGGCGCATGAGCACAGTCTTCTTCGGTGGCGGCACTCCGACACTCCTGCCCGCGGAAGACTTGGCACGGATCCTGCGCGCCGCCGTCGGGCACTGGGGGCTTGAGCCCGGTGCTGAAGTAACCACTGAAGCCAATCCCGATTCGGTGACTCCCGAATCCCTGAGGGTACTGGCCGAGGCCGGTTTCACGAGGGTCTCGTTCGGCATGCAGTCAGCTGTGCCGCATGTCCTGAAGGTGCTGGATCGCACCCATACTCCCAGTCGTGTGCCGCTCGTTGTGCAGTGGGCGCGAGAGGCCGGGCTCGCCGTCAGCCTCGACCTGATCTACGGTACGCCGGGGGAGTCCATGGAGGACTGGCGGTTGTCGCTTGAGACGGCTCTGTCTTACGAACCTGACCACATCAGTGCCTACGCGTTGATAGTGGAAGACGGCACCAAACTTGCTGCCCAAATCCGGCGTGGCGAAGTGCCGGGCATCGACGACGACGATCACGCCGCTAAGTACGAACTGGCCGACAAAATGATCTCTGAAGCCGGTTTGAGCTGGTACGAGGTCAGTAACTGGTCCAGGACGCCGGACCAAGCCTGCCGGCACAATCTGGCCTACTGGCGCGGGGACGACTGGTGGGGCATCGGTCCAGGAGCGCACTCCCACGTGGGAGGCGTCCGCTGGTGGAACGTCAAGCACCCCACTGCTTATGCCGGACGGTTGGCTGCAGGAAGCTCGCCGGCAGCAGGACGGGAGACCTTGGACTCCGACACACGGGAAGTCGAGCGCGTCATGCTTGAAGCAAGGCTGGGTACCGGGTTGGCCGTAGATGCGTTGGACGCGATTGGTCGCCACGCGATGGCTGGGCTCATTGCCGATGAACTTGTGGATCCGGTGCAGGCCTTCAAGGGCCGGTTGATCCTTACGTTGAAGGGTCGACTGCTCGCTGACGCTGTAGTGCGCAGGATCCTGCCCGACTAA
- a CDS encoding DUF4870 domain-containing protein, which translates to MAENAPEEPGSAAGQPQYHGAPANALPLTASEDRQWATLAHFGGILGCLPSLLIYLIFRDRGPFTAQESKEALNFTLPPTIAAVLANILVLLPVVGNIFAVIATGIWVALTCFSVSAGIRVNHGQPHRYKLNLRWIK; encoded by the coding sequence GTGGCAGAGAACGCTCCTGAAGAACCGGGCAGCGCCGCAGGCCAGCCCCAGTACCATGGCGCGCCTGCAAATGCGCTGCCACTGACCGCCAGCGAGGACCGGCAGTGGGCAACCTTGGCCCATTTTGGCGGCATTTTGGGATGCCTGCCATCTCTCCTGATCTACCTGATCTTCCGCGACCGCGGACCCTTCACGGCACAGGAATCCAAGGAAGCGTTGAACTTCACGCTGCCTCCTACAATCGCCGCAGTTTTGGCGAACATCCTGGTGCTGCTGCCTGTGGTGGGCAACATTTTCGCAGTGATCGCCACCGGCATCTGGGTGGCCCTGACGTGCTTCTCCGTCTCGGCGGGCATCCGGGTCAACCATGGCCAGCCGCACCGTTACAAGCTCAACCTGCGCTGGATCAAGTAG
- the dnaJ gene encoding molecular chaperone DnaJ codes for MSSHYDVLGVSPEATGEEIKKAYRKLARKLHPDVNPGEDVAEQFKAVTHAYEVLSDPQKRRVYDATGNENGTDNGFGGGYSGQGFAFQDIFDTFFGGGGGHGGPASRVRRGQDALISVRIDLKDAVFGVNKKLEVDTAVTCPTCDGSCCRPGTHPERCDICGGSGQVQRAVRSILGQVMTTAPCGSCEGFGTVIKDPCNECNGQGRIRSRRSLTIKVPAGVATGTRIQLSGQGEAGPAGGPSGDLYVEIRVNNDSMFMREGDDLHATLSVPMTAAALGTELQLETFDGAQDIDVKAGTQSGEVITLRGLGVTHLRGYGRGDLKVHLHVETPSKLDPAQEELLQQLAKLRGEQFTEGKLVASGGMFAKLRDKLGNL; via the coding sequence TTGAGCAGCCACTATGACGTTTTGGGAGTCTCGCCGGAAGCCACCGGGGAAGAGATCAAAAAGGCGTACCGCAAGTTGGCGCGGAAACTCCACCCGGACGTAAATCCGGGTGAGGATGTCGCGGAGCAGTTCAAGGCCGTGACCCATGCTTACGAGGTTCTGTCGGACCCCCAGAAGCGTCGCGTCTACGATGCCACCGGCAATGAGAACGGAACGGACAACGGCTTCGGCGGTGGCTACTCCGGCCAGGGCTTCGCGTTCCAGGACATCTTCGACACCTTCTTTGGTGGCGGCGGCGGCCACGGTGGACCGGCTTCCCGCGTTCGTCGCGGACAAGACGCCCTCATCAGTGTCCGTATTGACCTCAAGGACGCCGTATTTGGTGTTAACAAGAAGCTCGAAGTAGACACTGCCGTCACCTGCCCTACGTGCGACGGCAGCTGCTGCCGCCCGGGAACCCATCCGGAACGTTGCGACATTTGTGGCGGCAGCGGCCAGGTCCAGCGCGCCGTCCGATCCATCCTTGGCCAGGTCATGACCACGGCCCCTTGCGGATCTTGTGAGGGTTTCGGCACGGTCATCAAGGATCCCTGCAACGAGTGCAACGGCCAGGGCCGCATCCGCAGCCGCCGTTCCCTGACCATCAAGGTGCCCGCCGGTGTTGCGACCGGTACGCGTATCCAGTTGTCCGGCCAAGGCGAAGCAGGACCCGCAGGCGGCCCCTCCGGCGACCTGTACGTGGAGATCCGGGTCAACAACGATTCCATGTTCATGCGCGAAGGCGACGACCTCCACGCCACCCTCAGCGTGCCCATGACAGCCGCTGCACTGGGCACTGAGCTGCAACTGGAAACGTTCGATGGCGCACAGGACATTGATGTGAAGGCCGGAACCCAGTCGGGCGAGGTCATCACGCTCCGCGGCCTTGGCGTCACCCACCTGCGCGGTTACGGCAGGGGAGACCTCAAGGTGCACCTCCATGTTGAAACGCCGAGCAAGCTTGATCCCGCCCAGGAAGAATTGTTGCAGCAGCTCGCCAAGCTTCGCGGGGAGCAGTTCACCGAAGGCAAACTCGTGGCCAGTGGCGGCATGTTCGCAAAGCTGCGTGACAAGCTCGGTAACCTGTAG
- the lepA gene encoding translation elongation factor 4 has translation MSPMARTAPVPAATDPAIIRNFCIIAHIDHGKSTLADRMLQYTGVVKQRDMKAQYLDRMDIERERGITIKSQAVRMPWELDGNSYALNMIDTPGHVDFTYEVSRSLAACEGAVLLVDAAQGIEAQTLANLYLAMENNLTIIPVLNKIDLPAAQPEKYAAELANLIGGDPDDVLKVSGKTGVGVEALLDKIVRDLPAPVGDPDAPARAMIFDSVYDTYRGVVTYVRVVDGMLHPRERIQMMSTRATHELLEIGVSSPEPTPSKGLGVGEVGYLITGVKDVRQSKVGDTVTNLAKPASESLSGYADAKPMVFSGLYPLDGTDYPVLRDALEKLMLNDAALVYEPETSAALGFGFRVGFLGLLHLEITRERLEREYNLDLISTAPNVEYEVTLEDKKVIHVTNPSEYPTGKISEVREPMVSATILAPNEFVGSIMELCQSRRGQMRGMDYLSEDRVELRYWIPLAEIVFDFFDLLKSKTRGYASLDWKADGEQVADLVKVDILLQGEQVDAFSAITHRDKAYAYGVMMTGKLRELIPRQQFEVPIQAAIGSRIIARESIRAIRKDVLAKCYGGDITRKRKLLEKQKEGKKRMKMVGRVEVPQEAFIAALTTDESKDKAKK, from the coding sequence GTGTCTCCCATGGCCCGCACCGCACCGGTGCCCGCCGCAACAGATCCGGCCATCATCCGGAACTTCTGCATCATTGCCCACATTGACCACGGTAAGTCCACCTTGGCCGACCGCATGCTGCAGTACACCGGCGTCGTTAAGCAACGCGACATGAAGGCCCAGTATCTGGACCGCATGGATATCGAACGTGAGCGCGGCATCACCATCAAGTCCCAGGCTGTCCGTATGCCGTGGGAACTCGATGGCAACAGTTATGCGCTGAACATGATCGATACTCCCGGCCACGTCGACTTCACCTATGAGGTTTCCCGCTCGCTTGCCGCCTGCGAAGGCGCAGTGCTGTTGGTGGATGCGGCCCAAGGTATCGAGGCACAAACCCTCGCCAACCTGTATTTGGCGATGGAAAACAACCTCACCATCATTCCTGTGCTGAATAAGATCGACCTTCCGGCCGCCCAGCCCGAGAAGTACGCAGCGGAGCTTGCCAACTTGATTGGCGGCGATCCCGATGACGTCCTCAAGGTTTCCGGCAAGACCGGCGTAGGCGTGGAGGCGCTGCTGGACAAGATTGTCCGCGACCTTCCCGCGCCCGTTGGTGATCCCGATGCCCCGGCCCGCGCCATGATTTTCGACTCTGTCTACGACACCTACCGCGGCGTCGTCACTTATGTGCGCGTGGTGGACGGCATGCTCCACCCGCGCGAACGCATCCAGATGATGTCCACCAGGGCAACGCACGAGCTCCTTGAAATTGGTGTCAGTTCCCCGGAGCCCACGCCATCCAAGGGCCTGGGCGTCGGCGAGGTGGGCTACCTGATCACCGGCGTTAAGGATGTACGCCAGTCCAAGGTTGGCGATACTGTCACCAACCTGGCCAAGCCGGCATCGGAGTCACTCAGCGGCTACGCAGACGCCAAGCCGATGGTCTTCTCTGGTCTCTACCCCCTTGACGGCACGGATTACCCGGTCCTGCGCGATGCTCTTGAAAAGCTGATGCTCAACGACGCTGCGTTGGTTTACGAACCCGAGACGTCTGCAGCACTCGGCTTCGGCTTCCGCGTTGGCTTCCTTGGTTTGCTTCACCTCGAGATCACGCGTGAGCGCTTGGAGCGTGAGTACAACCTCGACCTCATCTCCACCGCTCCCAACGTGGAGTATGAGGTGACCCTCGAGGACAAGAAGGTCATCCACGTCACCAACCCCAGCGAATACCCCACAGGCAAAATCTCCGAAGTCCGTGAGCCAATGGTTTCGGCAACCATCCTCGCGCCCAACGAGTTCGTTGGGTCCATCATGGAACTCTGCCAAAGCCGCCGCGGCCAGATGCGCGGCATGGACTACTTGTCCGAGGACCGCGTCGAGCTCCGCTACTGGATCCCGCTGGCCGAGATCGTCTTTGACTTCTTCGACCTCCTGAAGTCCAAGACGCGTGGCTACGCCTCGCTTGACTGGAAGGCCGACGGCGAACAGGTCGCCGACCTCGTTAAGGTCGACATCCTGCTGCAGGGTGAGCAAGTGGACGCTTTCAGCGCCATCACGCACCGGGATAAGGCCTACGCCTACGGTGTGATGATGACCGGGAAGCTTCGCGAGCTGATTCCGAGGCAGCAGTTCGAGGTGCCCATCCAGGCTGCCATCGGGTCCCGCATTATTGCCCGCGAAAGCATCCGGGCCATCCGCAAGGACGTTCTTGCCAAGTGCTACGGCGGTGACATCACCCGTAAGCGCAAACTGCTGGAGAAGCAGAAGGAAGGCAAGAAGCGCATGAAGATGGTGGGTCGCGTCGAGGTGCCCCAGGAGGCATTCATCGCAGCCCTGACCACTGACGAGTCCAAGGACAAGGCCAAGAAGTAG
- the rpsT gene encoding 30S ribosomal protein S20 yields the protein MANIKSQKKRILTNEKARLRNNAVKSELKTAIRAVATAVESADKDAAGTALVAASRKLDKAVSKGVIHKNNAANRKSAISKKVNAL from the coding sequence GTGGCTAATATCAAGTCCCAGAAGAAGCGCATCCTCACCAACGAGAAGGCTCGCCTGCGTAACAACGCAGTCAAGTCCGAGCTGAAGACGGCCATCCGCGCCGTCGCCACCGCCGTTGAGTCTGCTGACAAGGATGCTGCTGGAACTGCACTTGTTGCTGCCAGCCGCAAGCTGGACAAGGCTGTCAGCAAGGGCGTTATTCACAAGAACAACGCTGCAAACCGCAAGTCGGCGATCTCCAAGAAGGTCAACGCACTCTAA